The sequence TCCAATACCTGGCACGATTGAGCGCAGTTGAGCAGAAATAGTCAGGGCTTAATTAGCAATCAAGTCTGCAATCAACTAACAACTCCGGCCAATACTCGTTCAGCGGCAGCAATCAACTCCGACTCCCTGGCGTCATCCAGCCAGGGCCGCGTGCCACTTGCGGCTGCTTTCCAGCCTCGCTTCCCTGTTGGCTGCGTAGTACTTGCGGTCGTACTCCTTCTGCGCCTCTCTGTTGGCCTCTCGATACTGCTTTGCCGTTGCCTCTCTCCGTGCAGCCTGCTCTGGAGTCTCCAGCCACGCGCCGATGGTGGGCCGACCCACCCCAATCTCGTCAGCTATTTCGGCCTGAGTCCATCCCTGGTCTATTAGCTGTTTAGCTCTGGCTAGTAGCTCGGGTGTTTTCTTGATTTTGCTCATTGACTTTATCCATACCCTTCAATGTATCCAGTGCGATCAGGTCAAAGATTATCGAGAGCCCTTTTTACGTCGTCCGCCGAACCTCGGATTGTGTAATCGAAGGCTTCTGCAACAACCGATGTCGCTTTATTGGTGTACAGCTGGGAATAGGTCTTTCTGAGCTGGTCTACTGAAGTGCTGACAATTGCAGCGATGATGTAATCCTTCTCACTTCCCAGCCGCCTAAACAACCTCTCTACTGTCATGTGCCTAAGCATACGAAATGTCAATAATCCTTCG comes from Synechococcus sp. UW179A and encodes:
- a CDS encoding helix-turn-helix domain-containing protein, giving the protein MSKIKKTPELLARAKQLIDQGWTQAEIADEIGVGRPTIGAWLETPEQAARREATAKQYREANREAQKEYDRKYYAANREARLESSRKWHAALAG